In Streptomyces chartreusis NRRL 3882, the following are encoded in one genomic region:
- a CDS encoding S1 family peptidase — protein MFGFDRAKKAAAVATATAAAAATALLAAPAAVAAPQPIVGGTTTTTTAYPFVMQITDASQSQFCGGTLVSPTKVVTAAHCMVGETTSSVRVVGGRTYRNGTNGTVSRVSKIWIHPSYTDVTNGDDVAVLTLSTSMPYTPAKFVSSSQTSVYAAGTTARILGWGTTSSGGSASNQLRTATVPTVSDSSCASSYGSDFVQSDMVCAGKTSGGVDTCQGDSGGPLLIGGVLAGITSWGEGCAQAGYPGIYTRLTTFSNLVTTQVNS, from the coding sequence ATGTTCGGGTTCGACCGTGCCAAGAAGGCCGCCGCCGTCGCCACCGCGACCGCTGCCGCCGCCGCGACCGCGCTGCTCGCCGCTCCCGCCGCCGTCGCCGCGCCCCAGCCGATCGTCGGCGGTACCACGACCACGACGACCGCGTACCCGTTCGTCATGCAGATCACGGATGCCTCACAGAGCCAGTTCTGCGGCGGCACGCTGGTCTCGCCCACCAAGGTCGTCACCGCCGCCCACTGCATGGTCGGCGAGACCACCAGCAGCGTGCGCGTCGTCGGCGGCCGCACCTACCGCAACGGCACCAACGGCACGGTCAGCAGAGTCAGCAAGATCTGGATCCACCCGAGCTACACCGACGTCACCAACGGCGACGACGTGGCCGTGCTGACACTGTCGACGTCGATGCCGTACACGCCGGCGAAGTTCGTCTCCTCCTCGCAGACTTCGGTGTACGCGGCCGGCACCACCGCCCGCATCCTCGGCTGGGGCACCACCTCCTCCGGCGGCAGCGCCTCCAACCAGCTGCGCACCGCGACCGTACCGACCGTGTCCGACTCCAGTTGCGCGAGCTCCTACGGCTCCGACTTCGTGCAGAGCGACATGGTGTGCGCCGGAAAGACCTCCGGCGGCGTGGACACCTGCCAGGGCGACAGCGGCGGCCCCCTGCTCATCGGGGGCGTCCTGGCAGGCATCACTTCCTGGGGCGAGGGCTGCGCCCAGGCCGGTTACCCGGGTATATACACCCGGCTGACGACCTTCTCCAACCTGGTCACGACGCAGGTCAACTCGTAG
- a CDS encoding winged helix DNA-binding domain-containing protein has translation MTNSKRSVAGPAPHLGTRALNRATLDRQLLLRPARISAAAAVEHLVGLQAQNVKPPYYALAARLDGFAPEALSRLMADREVVRIVTVRSTIHTHTADDCLTLRPLVQPARDRELTNFRKGLAGVDLDRLAALARDLVETEPRTMKQLREALLQEWPDADPQALAVAARCRLPLVQVTPRGLWGHSGQVSLTTAEHWLGRPAGPAATPDAVVLRYLAAFGPASVRDMQTWAGLTRLREAFERLRPRLVTFRDAGGVELFDLPDAPRPDPDTPAPPRFLPEFDNLLLSHADRTRVVPPEYRGRAWQGNVAHRTLLVDGFLAGLWRLEEHALVIEPFGRLTGAQRDEVTAEAERMLRMMHPETSYDIRFGAVRT, from the coding sequence ATGACGAACAGCAAGCGGAGCGTCGCCGGCCCGGCACCCCACCTCGGTACCCGGGCCCTCAACCGCGCCACCCTCGACCGGCAGCTGCTCCTGCGCCCGGCCCGGATCTCCGCCGCCGCGGCCGTCGAGCACCTGGTCGGCCTCCAGGCGCAGAACGTCAAGCCTCCGTACTACGCGCTCGCCGCCCGCCTCGACGGCTTCGCCCCCGAGGCGCTGTCCCGGCTGATGGCCGATCGCGAGGTCGTCCGGATCGTCACGGTGCGCTCCACCATCCACACCCACACCGCGGACGACTGCCTCACCCTGCGTCCGCTGGTGCAGCCGGCCCGGGACCGGGAGCTGACGAACTTCCGCAAGGGGCTCGCCGGTGTCGACCTGGACCGGCTCGCCGCCCTCGCCCGCGACCTCGTCGAGACCGAGCCCCGCACCATGAAGCAACTGCGCGAGGCCCTGCTCCAGGAGTGGCCCGACGCCGACCCGCAGGCCCTGGCCGTCGCCGCCCGGTGCCGTCTGCCGCTCGTGCAGGTGACCCCGCGCGGCCTGTGGGGCCACAGCGGGCAGGTCAGCCTGACCACCGCCGAGCACTGGCTCGGCCGCCCCGCCGGACCGGCCGCCACACCGGATGCGGTCGTGCTGCGCTACCTCGCCGCCTTCGGCCCGGCCTCCGTGCGGGACATGCAGACCTGGGCCGGACTGACCCGGTTGCGCGAAGCCTTCGAACGCCTCCGCCCGCGACTGGTCACGTTCCGGGACGCAGGAGGCGTCGAGCTCTTCGACCTGCCGGACGCCCCCCGCCCCGACCCGGACACCCCGGCCCCGCCGCGCTTCCTGCCCGAGTTCGACAATCTGCTGCTCTCCCACGCCGACCGCACCCGCGTCGTCCCGCCCGAGTACCGGGGCCGCGCCTGGCAGGGCAACGTCGCCCACCGCACCCTCCTCGTCGACGGGTTCCTCGCGGGTCTGTGGCGACTGGAGGAGCACGCGCTCGTCATCGAGCCCTTCGGCCGGCTCACCGGGGCGCAGCGGGACGAGGTCACCGCCGAGGCGGAGCGGATGCTGCGGATGATGCACCCGGAGACGTCCTACGACATCCGCTTCGGCGCCGTACGCACCTGA
- a CDS encoding YihY/virulence factor BrkB family protein: protein MGTAVHVPQTRDMIGDELSGDEAFTALRHYGGLRLLADSFTRFRYADGFTNARALAFQVVLGLVPCTVALVGLATSVHTEGVGRVIELTLGRIVPGASAQIVEDAFEGTRRTAHGDVWSTLALWLGLGFALLNLASAMGQIERGANRIYGIERDRPFPRKYGRAIALALAAGLPLVLGFVVLVAGEAVGDAVADSAGWQDSGSRWWGVLDIPVGLALAWVASAVIFRWSPRRVQPGYTWLAFGSAVHLLLWVSATWLLALYVEESGAFGAVYGPLTAFIALLLWANLTAVALFLGIAFAAQLEAARAGIESAVQPDPGPGA from the coding sequence ATGGGTACCGCCGTCCACGTCCCGCAGACCCGGGACATGATCGGAGACGAGCTCTCCGGAGACGAGGCGTTCACCGCCCTGCGCCACTACGGAGGGCTGCGGCTGCTGGCCGACTCCTTCACACGGTTCCGATACGCGGACGGCTTCACCAACGCGCGGGCCCTCGCCTTCCAGGTGGTGCTCGGGCTGGTCCCGTGCACCGTGGCGCTCGTCGGGCTGGCCACGTCGGTGCACACGGAGGGCGTGGGCCGGGTCATCGAACTCACCCTCGGCCGGATCGTGCCGGGTGCCAGCGCGCAGATCGTCGAGGACGCCTTCGAGGGGACGCGGCGCACCGCGCACGGCGATGTCTGGAGCACGCTCGCCCTGTGGCTCGGACTGGGCTTCGCGCTGCTGAACCTCGCCTCGGCCATGGGCCAGATCGAGCGCGGCGCCAACCGCATCTACGGCATCGAGCGCGACCGTCCCTTCCCGCGCAAGTACGGGCGGGCGATCGCTCTCGCGCTCGCCGCCGGCCTGCCCCTGGTACTGGGGTTCGTCGTCCTCGTCGCGGGCGAGGCCGTGGGCGACGCGGTGGCGGACTCGGCCGGCTGGCAGGACAGCGGGTCGCGGTGGTGGGGCGTGCTCGACATTCCCGTGGGGCTCGCGCTGGCCTGGGTGGCCTCCGCCGTGATCTTCCGCTGGTCGCCCCGCCGCGTCCAGCCCGGCTACACCTGGCTGGCCTTCGGCTCGGCCGTGCATCTGCTGCTGTGGGTGTCGGCCACCTGGCTGCTCGCGCTGTACGTCGAGGAGAGCGGTGCCTTCGGCGCCGTGTACGGACCGCTCACCGCCTTCATCGCCCTGCTGCTGTGGGCCAACCTCACCGCCGTCGCGCTCTTCCTCGGCATCGCGTTCGCCGCCCAGCTGGAAGCGGCCCGCGCCGGCATCGAATCCGCCGTCCAGCCGGACCCCGGACCCGGCGCGTGA